The Fusarium falciforme chromosome 7, complete sequence genome window below encodes:
- a CDS encoding MFS domain-containing protein — protein MPQTGNQTSLYNRLVIAFVALGGTTYGYAASIIGSTIGQKGWYKFFDLPEVGEPGYDTITTPAIATANGLFAAGGAVACLILMWACDYFGRLRSIQFGCALGILGGVLQAGAQSLAMFQAGRWIMGMCVGLMATVTPMYLSEMSSPYARGWLVGHHAIFLVFGYMLSSWIGFAVYFSDNQDFGWRFPLAIQVAPPVVLLLGSPWVPRSPRWLMSKGNKDEAWTVLARLRKSPNDPEDLVAREEYYQIEKQLQLDAEKLAAYGGSPWKAVLQKKSYRKRMIIGFLTQWGAEFGGPLIINNYAVILYTSLGQTGYMPLLLSALWLTTAGLIYNPGGAWLHDKVNSRRKMYMTGFVGIIITTSIYCAMISQYAGTGNKAGNAIGVLFMFLYLAFQGTFCNTTMYLYVSEIFPTEIRSIGIGFSLFGQFAATIILLQTAPIGFAEVGWKYFLVVIVWSVLFVPAIYFFWPETARLSLEEIGKQFGDEVAVHITDATAEERAAVDQQLTQHEIVETKDNKALDTTDTAEEAQSSRSSVAGSRV, from the exons ATGCCCCAAACCGGGAACCAGACGAGTCTGTACAACAGGCTTGTCATTGCTTTTGTTGCTCTCGGAGGCACT ACGTACGGATATGCCGCTTCCATTATTGGCAGTACTATCGGACAGAAGGGATGGTACAAGTTCTTTGACCTCCCTGAAGTGGGCGAGCCTGGCTACGACACCATCACAACACCAGCCATCGCCACTGCCAATGGCCTCTTTGCAGCTGGAGGCGCCGTTGCTTGCCTCATTCTCATGTGGGCATGCGACTACTTTGGCCGTCTACGAAGTATCCAATTTGGCTGTGCTCTCGGTATCCTCGGCGGAGTTCTTCAGGCCGGTGCTCAGAGTCTAGC CATGTTCCAGGCAGGACGATGGATCATGGGAATGTGTGTAGGTCTCATGGCAACAGTGACACCCATGTACCTCTCCGAAATGTCCAGCCCGTATGCTCGCGGCTGGCTCGTCGGCCACcacgccatcttcctcgtctttGGTTACATGCTCTCCTCATGGATTGGCTTCGCCGTCTACTTTTCCGACAACCAAGACTTTGGATGGAGGTTTCCCCTAGCTATTCAAGTGGCGCCACCCGTGGTGCTCCTCCTGGGTTCCCCATGGGTTCCACGCTCTCCACGTTGGCTCATGTCCAAGGGAAACAAGGATGAGGCCTGGACCGTGCTTGCTCGTCTTCGAAAGTCTCCCAATGACCCTGAGGATCTCGTCGCTAGGGAAGAGTACTACCAGATTGAGAAGCAGCTTCAACTTGATGCTGAGAAACTTGCTGCTTATGGTGGTAGCCCGTGGAAGGCTGTTTTGCAGAAGAAGAGTTACCGCAAGCGCATGATTATCGGGTTTCTCACACAGTGGGGTGCTGAGTTTGGTGGCCCTCTCATCATC AACAACTATGCAGTCATCCTCTACACCAGCCTGGGTCAGACTGGCTACATGCCTCTGCTCCTCTCGGCCCTCTGGCTGACCACTGCTGGACTCATCTACAACCCTGGCGGTGCCTGGCTCCACGACAAGGTCAACTCGCGCCGCAAGATGTACATGACTGGCTtcgtcggcatcatcatcaccacttcCATCTACTGCGCCATGATCTCCCAGTACGCCGGCACTGGCAACAAGGCAGGGAATGCGATTGGTGTCTTGTTCATGTTCCTGTACCTCGCCTTCCAGGGAACCTTCTGCAACACGACCATGTACCTGTACGTGTCGGAGATTTTCCCGACTGAAATTCGTTCGATCGGCATCGGTTTCTCCCTATTCGGCCAATTCGCCG ccaccatcatcctccttcaAACAGCACCCATTGGCTTTGCAGAAGTGGGTTGGAAGtacttcctcgtcgtcatcgtctggAGTGTTCTCTTCGTCCCTGCGATCTACTTCTTCTGGCCCGAGACCGCCCGGCTATCACTCGAGGAGATCGGAAAGCAGTTTGGCGACGAGGTTGCAGTGCATATCACCGATGCGACCGCTGAGGAGAGGGCGGCTGTAGATCAGCAGCTGACGCAGCACGAGATTgtcgagaccaaggacaATAAGGCGCTTGATACTACGGACACTGCAGAGGAGGCCCAGTCTAGTCGCAGCAGCGTTGCTGGGTCCAGGGTCTAA